In Glycine soja cultivar W05 unplaced genomic scaffold, ASM419377v2 tig00104482_3_pilon, whole genome shotgun sequence, a single genomic region encodes these proteins:
- the LOC114404515 gene encoding F-box/kelch-repeat protein At3g23880-like, with product MRSEKKPWSPLLCEELIEEILSRLPVKPLIQFKCVCKGWNSLMSDPYFIKLLLSKSAAKDDLEHLQLMKNVCLGSIPEIHMESCDVSSLFHSLQIETFMFNFANMPGYHLVGSCNGLHCGVSEILEEYRVCFWNKVTRVISRESPTLSFSPGIGRRTMFGFGYDPSSDKYKVVAIALTMLSLDVFEKTEMKVYGAGDSSWRNLKGFPVLWTLPKVGGVYLSGTLNWVVIKGKETIHSEIVIISIDLEKETCRSLFLPDDFCFFDTNIGVFRDSLCVWQDSNTHLGLWQMRKFGDDKSWIQLINFSYLHLNIRPNEEKSMILPLCMSNNGDFFMLKFTRNADDEYQTILYNQRDGKSQVSVVPSGSFRTLLWRNLKIFTKSLVIPY from the coding sequence ATGCGATCAGAGAAGAAACCATGGTCGCCACTCCTCTGTGAGGAACTCATCGAGGAAATCTTGTCTCGTCTTCCCGTGAAACCTTTGATCCAATTCAAATGTGTGTGCAAGGGATGGAACTCCCTGATGTCAGATCCCTATTTCATCAAATTGCTCCTAAGCAAATCTGCTGCAAAGGACGATTTGGAACACCTTCAACTGATGAAAAATGTCTGCCTCGGATCCATCCCTGAAATCCACATGGAATCGTGTGATGTAAGTTCGTTATTCCATTCCCTACAAATTGAAACGTTCATGTTCAATTTCGCAAACATGCCAGGTTACCATCTGGTCGGTTCATGTAATGGGTTGCACTGTGGGGTTAGCGAAATACTAGAAGAATACCGTGTTTGTTTCTGGAACAAGGTGACAAGGGTGATATCCAGAGAATCGCCAACGCTGTCTTTTTCCCCGGGCATTGGTCGTAGAACAATGTTTGGGTTTGGCTATGATCCGTCAAGTGACAAATACAAGGTTGTAGCAATTGCATTGACTATGCTCTCACTTGACGTATTTGAAAAGACTGAGATGAAAGTTTATGGCGCGGGTGACAGTAGTTGGAGAAACCTTAAAGGTTTTCCTGTTCTTTGGACTTTACCTAAAGTTGGTGGAGTGTATCTGAGTGGAACCCTTAATTGGGTTGTTATTAAGGGAAAAGAAACCATTCATTCTGAAATCGTAATTATTTCTATTGACCTGGAGAAGGAGACTTGCAGATCACTGTTTCTTCCCGATGATTTTTGCTTTTTTGATACAAATATTGGAGTTTTTAGAGACTCGCTGTGCGTTTGGCAAGATAGCAACACCCATCTTGGCTTGTGGCAGATGAGGAAGTTTGGAGATGACAAGTCTTGGattcaattaataaattttagttatttacatcTTAATATTCGTCCTAATGAAGAAAAATCGATGATTTTACCATTGTGCATGTCTAACAATGGAGACTTCTTCATGCTGAAATTCACTAGAAATGCTGATGATGAATACCAAACAATTCTGTATAACCAGAGGGATGGTAAGTCTCAAGTTTCTGTCGTTCCCTCAGGTAGTTTCAGAACTTTGTTGTGGCGCAACCTCAAGATTTTTACCAAAAGTTTGGTCATACCTTATTGA
- the LOC114404517 gene encoding F-box/kelch-repeat protein At3g23880-like gives MSGYHLVGSCNGLHCGVSEIPEGYCVCFLNKATRVISRESPMLSFSPGIGRRTMFGFGYDPSSDKYKVVAIALTMLSLDVSEKTKKKVYGAGDSSWRNLKGFPVLWTLPKVGGVYLSGTLNCVVIMGKETIHSEIVIISVVLEKETCISLFLPNDFCIFDTNIGVFRDSLCVWQDSNTNLGLWQMRKFGDDKSWIQLINFSYLHLNICPYEEKSMILPLCMSNNGDFFMLKFTRNADDEYQTILYNKRDATGTEQEWYIKL, from the exons ATGTCAGGTTACCATCTGGTCGGTTCATGTAATGGGTTGCACTGTGGGGTTAGCGAAATACCAGAAGGATACTGTGTTTGTTTCTTGAACAAGGCGACAAGGGTGATATCCAGAGAATCGCCAATGCTGTCTTTTTCCCCGGGCATTGGTCGTAGAACAATGTTTGGGTTTGGCTATGATCCGTCAAGTGACAAATACAAGGTTGTAGCAATTGCGTTGACTATGCTCTCACTTGACGTATCTGAAAAGACTAAGAAGAAAGTTTATGGCGCGGGTGACAGTAGTTGGAGAAACCTTAAAGGTTTTCCTGTTCTTTGGACTTTACCTAAAGTTGGTGGAGTGTATCTGAGTGGAACCCTTAATTGTGTTGTTATTATGGGAAAAGAAACCATTCATTCTGAAATCGTAATTATTTCTGTTGTCCTAGAGAAGGAGACTTGCATATCACTGTTTCTTCCCAACGATTTTTGCATTTTTGATACAAATATTGGAGTTTTTAGAGACTCGCTGTGCGTTTGGCAAGATAGCAACACCAATCTTGGCTTGTGGCAGATGAGGAAGTTTGGAGATGACAAGTCTTGGattcaattaataaattttagttatttacatcTTAATATTTGTCCTTATGAAGAAAAATCGATGATTTTACCATTGTGCATGTCTAACAATGGAGACTTCTTCATGCTGAAATTCACTAGAAATGCTGATGATGAATACCAAACAATTCTGTATAACAAGAGGGATG ctaCGGGGACAGAACAAGAATGGTACATTAAACTGTAG